The Anopheles gambiae chromosome 2, idAnoGambNW_F1_1, whole genome shotgun sequence genomic sequence ACTGCTGATACTCAAGCCGCTCCTTGTTCGGATCGGTACGATCCAACCGGTACATGTACGCCCGGCTGCTGGCCCCATTAATCTCGTTCCGATCGATCGGCACATACTTTACCAGCTCATCGTCCTGCTCGCCGAGCAGCTTCTTCAGCTGCTGCACCTCCTTGTCGCGTGCGAGCGACGCCAGCTTCTGCAGCAGTTCCGGGTCTTCCTCCAGCGCTTCGTCCAGCACCTCCCAGGAGATAAACTTCAGATCGGACCCGAAGAACAGATCGTCCGACAGGATGTCGATGATGTGGTTGAGATCGAGCGGGCGAATTTTCTTGTACGATTTGCCGAGATCGTCCGGTACGAGCGAACCGCCACCGTTGGGGCGCTTGGCCGTTTTCATGTACCGCTCGAACCAGCTCGAGCCGTGGGCCTCTTGCGGGGCTACTGCTGCCATCTGCATGAAGTAGAAaagttaaaaaattaaaaatatgatCTAAAATGAGCCTCTCAAGCCGACTCACGTGAAATCCACCGGCACGCCGTCCTATACGGGGCACACTTTTCGACTGCTTGAGGAAAAAGTTCTCCAAATCACCCCGCCGTCCAATGCGGGGCACACTCTTGGACAGCTTGATAAAGAAGCCGGGCGATTCGCTACCGATTGCGTAGCAGATGAgggcaaaaaacacaaccaactTCATCGTCTATCGTTGGGGATCGGCGGGTGATGCTTTCTTTCCACGGTGGCCTTCTGGATGGGACTGTTTGTTCAACCTTACAGTCGAATATGTATTTATACGGTTGATTTTTCCTCAAACAGGGCTCAAACAGGAACGGTTTTATTCACAGCGCCCCTATCGGattatgcaaatgcaaatgagGTCGCTTGCCTCGTGCGGGGTGCCGCCGTACCAGACggatggtttgttttcatctatgtctgtttttattgatttttactCATCCAGAGCGATATTTCCCGGCCAAAAAGTTAGCTTCTTCTCGCTATTCAAAGGTCGTCCAATATGGAAAGATTCGTTGAAGAGCGAAAGTAGCTTTTTTCACTTAAAATGGAACCAACTATTACGCGAAACGTCCACTCTACAACAAAATTGAGTGGCGGATTGAATCTTTCAGTGGATTGCCGCCCTTAGAAGCGTTCCTACAACAGGTGAATTGACCTTCGATTGAGTGTTAGAGAGGCTTATTGACGACCCGAATTGAAACTTTTTCTCCAAACTGGTCGTTATTTCTCTTTAACTCGCCTTTGTCATCTCTTCAAAGCAAATTGCTCCCCATTTCCTGATTCGTAATAAATAAGTGAGGATAATTTATTCCGCAACCTGTTCCAACACACGCCCGCCACCGACCCTCACACCAGCGAGCTCTGCTCCCACTGGCTGATTTCGGTCGGCAGAAACTGCATCCGCTGAACGGCCTGACGTATCTGGCCGTACGTTAGCAGCAACCGATGCAGCTGGTACTCCTTCTGGACCTTCGCCAGCCCGCCCCCGGTAAGCGGTGCGACAAACTCCAGCTGCTTCAGATGCTCGAACGCTTTCAGCACGACCGGCCGCTCGATGCCCTgcatgctggtgctgctgttggccCACTTGCTGAAGCGCGTCAGTATCATCTCAAAGTTGAACGGATCGCGATCGTAAATCTCCGAATGGTGCTTGATCGCGATGACGAGACAGATCTCGAGCACGGAGGATCCGGCCAGCAGCTTTACCTTGTCGTCCGATTCGTACCGTTCGCCCAGCTGCTGGATGGACTCGATCGTAATGGCCGGATGTTCATCGTCCAGCCCGTTCACCAGCTCAAACAGCTGCATCCGGAACGGCCCTTCCAGCACATCGTACTCGTACATGTTCTGCAGCACCGTTTGCACCTCCGCACTCTTGAGCAGCTTGTCGATGGTCCGATTCCACTGTGTGACCCATTTGGAGGGCAGGTTGTACTGGCGTGGATTGAACAGATTGCGCAGCAGCGCTAGCTCGTCGTTGTTGAGCACGTCCGGCGGGATGGTGGGATGGGTGGCAGCGAACGTGCGTACCTCCTGCTCGGTGGGCAGCTTCAGCAAGCTGCCGAACAGCTCCAACCGTTCCTCGAACCCGTCCTCCCGCGGGAGCAGAAAGATTTGCCGATGGGAGAAGCGTGACTTTACGCGCTTCTCGAGCAGCTCGATCACGTCCAGGCGGGCGGTCAGGCCCAGCACACAGATCGGTGCCTGAGCGGACTGGGCCACGTCGAATAGGTTATACAGCAGCGTCTGGTTGTGGTGCGAGCAGAACAGATCGAACTCTTCCAGCAGAAAGATGACGCTCTTGGATTTCTTCCGATCGCCCGCCTTGAGGCATTCCAGCAGGAAGGCAAGATTTTCCGCGAACGAACCAAACACTTTACCGTCGACGGCATTTTCGAGATTCATTTGGGCGGTTGCTGATTTCAGAGCAATCCGATCGTCGATGTGTATCAAACCGTTCAGGTACACGACCAAACTGTTGCGGTGGAATGTTTCTTTGGACAGCAGTTGGACCAGCACGGATGTTACCAGCTAGAAGTAGATACGCGTACCAGCGTGATTATCAAGatttaaaataatcattcTAAGGACAACTTACGGTGGTTTTCCCGATCCCTCTCGgtcccagcagcagcgcactgTTTGATTCACCATGTTCCGCGGTGCGCTCGAGCAGATCGTGGATTTGTTGCCGCTCCGCTTCGTACCCGTGAAACGACGCACGATCGGTGAGCAGACGGGCTTTGAGGAACCTGCGCGTGCTGTCCAAATCACTGCACCCGTCCGGCATGATTCGTATTTTCCTTTTAATCAGTCAGTTAAGttctttttaaatgattttatcACAGTTTTGCTTGTGCCGCACGCCACCACCGAAAGGTAAACAACTCGTGACGTTTGGCGCCAAAAGCGTAGTTTCGTTCAAGCTGTTGTTCGTTAAGTTTTGAATGTTTCGTGCACgatgttgtattgtttttgcattaaaaaaatacatttgagCAGCAAATTAGATAAGAAAGTTTGTAGATTTTGTATAATGTCTGCtccagaataaaaaaaactaaagaaaaatggaacaacTTGAAACTCTTTCGAATTATGAGCGATGTTGTGCGATGTTTTCTGTCAAACCCAGCAGTCGCAGTCCAGCCTTCAACCTACCCTGCTAAACACACTGACATCTgaccagagtgaccagaaataccgatttacagtgaaccctctctgaTTTGAGAGGCGacgggactgtcgaataagaggagttttcaaattacagaggttgaaagtgaatgaaaggtccattcaaacaagaaagagacagacaTCTtcacagaacatttagtatgcagccttaactgttgctataggaaactgtgcatacgattgccaatttgagcatacatcattcaataaccatggcaacactaTACACAAagaagagggacacagatttccgaggttttccaaattagaggaacaaaaatgcactggaaatcaagggactgtggaAAATGtccaaataagagaggtttttcaaattggaggggtgtcaaataagagagggttcactgtatctATATTCCtaccaaggtgttataaatgacaaggtgaagttgttcagagcaaaatgacatttctcgacttgacatatctcttccgggggctccggtataaaaatcggggagggctggtgcggggtattgaaatttgtatgcagagagtgacagatgtcccccacaatgtcgcccagcaaaagcgatcaaaatcaaccttctaaatacattatccttgattcttaccgattttttatatgcctaccgattcacagatgaccgccctaaaactaccgattttccatttatcctaccgaaaaccacAGGTATTcgatttttcagtcgtttaagtTTAAtatgtggcgcttgggatgctgTTTCAAGATGTTGGTTGAAGCGAACTGTCATTGTAGGTTAGTTGGGTCGAACTGTCATTTGACAGATGTTGGGTATTGTCCAACCCGAAAGCATGAACTATTGTATACACTTGTAAATAAACTCTCACTCTATTATCTGAACTCGAACCATCCAGACGTGTGTTTCCaataggttatgggcccagacccaacgcagtaaaacaaaatggcTACTAGTTCTGCAAATAATTTACCGTCGATTGAAAGGCTTGTTGGTCGCGAAAATTGGCCAACGTGGAAGTTTGCTGTAGAAACTTTCCTTGAGTTGGAGGACCTGTGGCAGGCGGTAAAACCGGAAGATGAGACGAAAGTGGACAAGCAGAAGTGCCGGAAAGCGAgagcaaaaattattttgctgttgGACCCGATCAATTACGTCCATGTCAAAGATGCGGAAACTGCGCGGGACGTGTGGAAGAAGCTGGAAGCAGCGTTCGAGGATACGGGACTAACGCGTCGTGTAGGACTTCTAAGGAAACTCATCAACACAACGTTAGCATCGTGTGCGTCTATGGAAAGTTTCGTGAACGACATAGTGGGCACAGCACACCAGTTGCGTGGTATTGGTTTCGACATCAGTGAAGAGTGGATCGGCACGTTACTTCTCGCCGGGTTACCTGATGAATACAAGCCGATGATCATGGCGCTAGAAAATTCTGGAACGGCGATAACTGGCGATATCATAAAAGCTAAGTTGCTGCAGGAATACAAATCGAGTGCGTCATCTGAAAAGGCGGTCTTTCTTGGAACGACGAAGCATCAATGGCAGCCGAGAAATCAACAAGGTGTACCATCGAAGCAGACAAAGGGACCGAAATGCAGGCGTTGCGGTAAGTTCGGCCATATTGCCCGAAACTGTACAGTGAATGCGTCTTCGTTAAGCATGGTGCTGGGAACAGTGGGAACAATGAGTGGTGCGAATAACGATAAGTGGTACTTTGATTCAGGTGCGTCTGAACATTTCACGAACAATCGTAATTTGTTAGAAAACGAGTGTGCGGCAAGTGGTACTGTAAGAGCAGCGGATAAACAAGCGATGGAAGTTATTGCGAAAGGCTCTATCAGGTTTAACACAAAATGCATTCCAAAGGGCACAACGGTTAACGTAGAAAATGTGAAGTATGTCCCGGGAATATCAAACAATTTATTATCGATTAGCCAAATAGTTCGACAGGGCAAAGAAGTTCATTTTACCAACAAAGGAGTAAAAGTGACTGGACCAAACGGCATTGTTATTGCAACCGGTAGTCACGACGTTACGAATGGCTTATTCCCGttagaagagagaaaagataGTTTTGCGATGGCGGTTACATCTAAAGCGGTAGATTCAGCTACATGGCATAGAAGAATGGGACACCTTAATTATAGCAATTTAAAGATGTTAAAAGATGGATTAGCATCCGGTATAACGTTTAATGGGATTGAGTCTGAAAATTGCGTAATATGTGCGAAAGGAAAACAGTGTCGTCTCCCATTTCCTAAAATAGGCAGTCGAGCCGAAGATATATTAGAAATCGTTCATTCGGACATATGCGGTCCAATGGAAGAAACGTCATTAGGAGGAAAGCGATATTTTATAACGTTCATAGACGATAAAACAAGAAGAGTTGCTGTATAtttcttaaaacaaaaatcagaaGCGGAAGTATTAGGAGCTTTTGAAGATTTTCGTATCAAAGCGGAAAGAGAGACCGGGCGCAAACTAAAAATATTGCGTAGTGACAATGGAAAGGAATATACGAACCAATTATTACAAAACAGGTTAAAAGAACTAGggatcaaacatcaaacttcaaccGAGTATACCCCAGAACAAAATGGCCTAGCGGAAAGGTTCAATAGAACAGTAGTAGAAAAAGCGCGTTGCATGCTGTTTGATGCAAATTTACCCAAACCCTTTTGGGCGGAAGCTGTTCTAACGGCCAAGTATCTCATCAATAGATCACCCACGAAGGGGCATAATCTAACTCCGGAAGAAGCTTGGAGTGGTCGCAAGCCTAACCTCACTCACATTCGTGTGTTTGGATCAAAAGCGATGGCACACATTCCAAAGCAAAAGCGATTGAAATGGGATAGGAAGTCTAAGGAAGTAATACTCGTAGGATATGACGAAACTGCTAAGGCATATAGGCTTTATGATCCTGAAAGGAAAGACGTTATGAGAAGTCGCGACgttattttcataaacgaATGTAGCAGTCACAATCAAGAGATGCTCCCAGACAGTGAACAAACCCGAAATACGTTTGTTAGTTTAGATTATGATCCTACGCTTTCCGATAACCTGGTTGAAACATCTCAAACGCAAGATACAGAAACTTTAAGACGTAGTGAAAGGCCTCACAAGTTACCAACACGTTACAACGACTATGTAGGACCAGAAATAGCAGTTCGTTGTATTTCTGGTGTAGACCATGAAACTGAGACCCTTGTTGATTCTCCAGATTTACATGGATTAGTTGCGAATCATACAACCAGCCAAGCCATAATGCATGATCCACGTACTGTAAATGAAGCTTTACATAGTGAAGATGCTAGTAAGTGGCGAGAGGCAATGGATGAGGAATACCAATCACTCCTTGATAACAACACCTGGGACTTAGTCAAGTTACCAACCGATTCTAAACCAATAGGTTGTAAATGGgtttttaaaaccaaagtAAATGAGGATAACAATACAACTCGTTACAAAGCTAGACTAGTTGCGCAGGGATTTACACAAAAATTCGGAACAGATTATGATGAGATATTTTCTCCAGTAATGAAACAGACTACTTTTAGAGTACTGCTAACTGTAGCTAGCCAGAAAAATATGATCGTTAAACACGTTGATGTAAAGAATGCTTATCTTAATGGAGATTTAGCAGAGACCATTTACATGAAACAACCCGAAGGGTACGCTATAGGCGATAAAGACACGGTATGTCGATTAAGGAGGAGTTTATACGGATTGAAACAGTCCGCGCGTGTTTGGCACCAAAAGGTCGATTCTACTTTCAAAGCAATAGATTTTGTACAATGTGATTCAGATCCTTGCCTTTACACAAGAAAGCACGGACAAGCTTTTGCTTATGTACTGGTATACGTTGATGATTTGATAATCATAACTCAGACAAATAGTGAATTTGAAGCTATTTTGGAACATCtgaaaaacaacttcaaaatgACCAATTTAGGGGATATTCATCATTTCCTAggtattgaaattgaaaaggatGAGCAAGGAAACAAGTTAGGACAATCTGGATACATTCAAAAACTTGCGAAAAGATTCAACCTGGAAAATGCCAAAATGACTCCGGTACCCATTGAATTAGGCTACTTAAAGCAGAAGGAGGAGGATTGTGAGCCACTTCCagataacaaaaattatcttaGTCTCATTGGAGGTCTGCTTTACATAGCCGTGCACACTAGACCAGATATCGCTATTAGTACATCAATATTAGCTCAAAAATCCAGTAAACCAACTCAACAAGATTGGATAGAAGCGAAAAGAGTTTTGCGATATTTGATAGCAACTATTGATCATAAGTTGCAGCTAGGTTCAACAAACCAACAAGTACAAATGTACGTAGATGCCGATTGGGCAAGTGACTCCAACTCAAGAAAATCTAACTCCGGTTTTCTAATCCTGTTAGGTGGAGGAGTTGTTGCATGGGGTTCTCGAAAACAAACCTGCGTTGCTTTAAGCTCTACCGAGGCCGAATTCGTAGCATTAGCTGAAGGTTGTCAGGAGCTTATATGGGTTAGACGATTGTTAGAAGAAGTAGGACTAGAAATTAAAGAGCCTATAGAAGTATTTGAGGACAATcaaagttgcattaaaatgGTTAATAGTGAACGTATAGAGCGACGTAGCAAGCATATCGAGACACGTTATTTCTTTGTGCGCGATTTGCAGCAAAAGGAAGTCATTAATATCAGATACTGTCCTACAGAAAACATGTTAGCAGATTTGTTGACGAAGCCGCTTGCGCGTATTAGACTAAGTAAATTGCGTCAAGAAATAGGACTGGTTACGATTTAGGAAAGCCAGTTCGAGGAGGAGTGTTGGTTGAAGCGAACTGTCATTGTAGGTTAGTTGGGTCGAACTGTCATTTGACAGATGTTGGGTATTGTCCAACCCGAAAGCATGAACTATTGTATACACTTGTAAATAAACTCTCACTCTATTATCTGAACTCGAACCATCCAGACGTGTGTTTCCAATACAAGAATCGCTATCCTCATTTGTTACTTGGGGTGGTgacaacgctttttcgtatgcggttttatcggacggcctttcaaatttttatatgggatttgacagataacgtcggacgacgaaatcgcgatcacgcatgcgatggagcacagacacaggcctaacctaccgaaaactaccgataacattttgatgcgcctaccgaaaaccgccaaaataatctggacACACTGACATCTGACAGCCAACgcagcagaaacaaaaaaacagcaaaaagaaaacattttgcCTACGTGTTTTGAAACCGTAATCTTATCGATAACGACAATATCAATCGAAGAAATATCGTACCGTAAACAATATTACAGCAAGGTAAAgacacccacaaacacacatacgtgCAGCCTTCTTAAACGCGAATTTGCCGGCTCTCTATGTTTGCAATGCAGAATGCTGGAAAGTAATGGAATGTTTCCTGTTCCCTTCTTTAGCTCTTGGTTCGTGACGCCCTTCTAGCTCTTAGCAAGCGCTCCGCCGGAAACACCGCGTGAAAAAAATGGTTGAACTCAGCTCCAGCAACGACCCGTTCCAGCACGGATTCCCGAACGCGGTCTTCATCATCCCGGCAATCGTCGTGATTGGACTCGGTGGTATGTACGGACTAGGAAGAGCTGTGGGGGTAATTTTGAGGGAGGGTTTGTTCGGTCAGGACGTTTCCCTATGGTCCTAATGAAAGCCGACAAGAGAGGGATCTTTTCAATGTACCGGTGTGTCCAAGATGAGGTTCTTAGAAGCATTTGGCATGAGCTGGAGCTTGACTTTACCAAGTAACCGGAGAACATACCCTTGGTACGTTGGGCTATCCTGATGGTAAATGAGGCTCGTTAGGCATTTGCGTCTCCCAATCGGCACAACTAGACCGTCGAACCATCCCGGATCCAGTTTTAAGTACTAGTTATACCTTTATGGGCACGTAAAATTAGGAATTGTTTGCTAAAATTATAATCTGTCTAAGCCCTAATCTCCCCTTAAACATCAAAACTCAATTCATTACACGTGTTCACCTTTGATCTTAGTGCCGATGAAGGCTACTACCAAAAAACATGGCCTTGAACGC encodes the following:
- the LOC1270042 gene encoding uncharacterized protein LOC1270042, which produces MKLVVFFALICYAIGSESPGFFIKLSKSVPRIGRRGDLENFFLKQSKSVPRIGRRAGGFHMAAVAPQEAHGSSWFERYMKTAKRPNGGGSLVPDDLGKSYKKIRPLDLNHIIDILSDDLFFGSDLKFISWEVLDEALEEDPELLQKLASLARDKEVQQLKKLLGEQDDELVKYVPIDRNEINGASSRAYMYRLDRTDPNKERLEYQQ
- the LOC1270041 gene encoding origin recognition complex subunit 4, whose product is MPDGCSDLDSTRRFLKARLLTDRASFHGYEAERQQIHDLLERTAEHGESNSALLLGPRGIGKTTLVTSVLVQLLSKETFHRNSLVVYLNGLIHIDDRIALKSATAQMNLENAVDGKVFGSFAENLAFLLECLKAGDRKKSKSVIFLLEEFDLFCSHHNQTLLYNLFDVAQSAQAPICVLGLTARLDVIELLEKRVKSRFSHRQIFLLPREDGFEERLELFGSLLKLPTEQEVRTFAATHPTIPPDVLNNDELALLRNLFNPRQYNLPSKWVTQWNRTIDKLLKSAEVQTVLQNMYEYDVLEGPFRMQLFELVNGLDDEHPAITIESIQQLGERYESDDKVKLLAGSSVLEICLVIAIKHHSEIYDRDPFNFEMILTRFSKWANSSTSMQGIERPVVLKAFEHLKQLEFVAPLTGGGLAKVQKEYQLHRLLLTYGQIRQAVQRMQFLPTEISQWEQSSLV